A genomic window from Algoriphagus sp. Y33 includes:
- a CDS encoding helix-turn-helix domain-containing protein, translated as MVDRSNLSPNYLSDLLGLHPGRNTGNFIQDKLSEKARDLLFTTRFLVTEIAFQLGFEYPQSFSRLFKTKRDAPLEFTKIVQ; from the coding sequence TTGGTAGATCGGTCCAATCTGTCTCCAAACTATCTAAGTGATCTGCTTGGATTACATCCCGGGAGGAATACCGGGAACTTTATTCAGGATAAATTAAGTGAAAAAGCTAGGGATCTACTATTCACTACTAGGTTTTTAGTAACTGAGATAGCCTTTCAACTAGGTTTCGAGTATCCACAATCTTTTAGCAGATTATTCAAAACCAAGAGGGATGCTCCCTTGGAATTCACAAAAATCGTTCAATAA
- a CDS encoding rhodanese-like domain-containing protein codes for MEDITVEDLKSRLDNNEKFVFLDVREEWEYDDDNLGAKNIPLADLPTRLTELEDYKDTEIVVHCRSGARSMNAKKFLESKGFSKVRNTIGGILAYRNL; via the coding sequence ATGGAAGATATCACTGTAGAAGACCTAAAATCCAGATTGGATAACAACGAAAAGTTTGTGTTTCTAGACGTTCGAGAAGAATGGGAATACGATGATGACAACTTGGGAGCCAAAAATATCCCATTGGCAGACCTCCCGACTAGACTTACAGAGTTGGAAGATTATAAGGATACTGAAATCGTAGTTCACTGTCGCTCAGGAGCGAGAAGTATGAATGCTAAAAAATTCCTGGAATCCAAAGGCTTTTCGAAAGTCCGAAATACTATCGGCGGAATATTAGCTTATAGAAATTTATAA